A window of Ignavibacteriales bacterium contains these coding sequences:
- a CDS encoding efflux RND transporter periplasmic adaptor subunit — MHLSKKSYIIVGSAIFILLLIFIIKIASGDSLKRQTPKPVVVIGKLIKGDIQSTESLTGDILPIQQASIFSKVNGTIEKNYVDIGTRVSNNQILALIDTTIYSQNAKQAKANYMQAMANNLNSKLNYERNKKLLEQKLVAQQDLDNAKAASDIALAQLEAAEAVYNNAATQLSYCKITAPFQGTITKRNFDPGSYITATTNAQGSVLFMLMNIDRLKTIVNVPERNVSYLSSVKEVIVTVDAIPNKKFGAKISKISQAIDLASRTMAVEIEIVNSGSLLKPGMFATVQFVTEKKSNSNIIPNQIVLNDEKGDFVYALNSDTSVSKRYIKIGIRTDDKLEILSGLDETDRIVFVGQTLIKDKMKVKIAK; from the coding sequence ATGCATCTTTCAAAAAAATCGTACATAATTGTAGGCAGTGCAATTTTTATTCTTCTGCTTATTTTTATTATCAAAATTGCCAGTGGGGATTCCTTAAAACGACAAACACCGAAACCAGTTGTTGTAATTGGTAAATTAATCAAGGGGGATATTCAAAGCACCGAATCATTGACGGGAGACATACTTCCAATTCAACAAGCTAGTATTTTTTCAAAAGTAAACGGTACTATTGAAAAAAACTATGTCGATATTGGAACTCGAGTTTCAAATAATCAGATACTTGCTTTAATTGATACAACCATTTATTCTCAGAATGCAAAACAAGCAAAAGCAAATTACATGCAAGCCATGGCAAACAATCTAAATTCAAAACTAAATTATGAAAGAAATAAAAAACTTCTTGAACAAAAATTAGTTGCTCAACAGGATTTGGATAATGCAAAAGCTGCCTCCGATATCGCGCTTGCTCAGCTAGAAGCAGCGGAAGCCGTCTATAATAACGCAGCAACTCAATTAAGTTATTGTAAAATAACGGCACCGTTTCAAGGAACTATTACCAAAAGAAATTTCGATCCCGGTTCTTATATTACAGCGACAACAAATGCTCAAGGTTCAGTTTTATTTATGTTGATGAATATTGATCGTTTGAAAACAATTGTAAATGTTCCCGAAAGAAATGTTTCTTATTTATCGAGCGTTAAAGAAGTAATTGTAACTGTCGATGCCATACCTAACAAAAAATTTGGTGCAAAAATAAGTAAGATTAGTCAGGCAATTGACCTTGCAAGCCGGACAATGGCAGTAGAAATAGAAATAGTGAATTCTGGTTCTCTGTTAAAGCCCGGTATGTTTGCAACCGTTCAATTTGTAACAGAAAAAAAATCCAACTCAAATATTATTCCCAATCAAATTGTTTTGAATGACGAAAAAGGTGATTTTGTTTATGCTCTTAATTCTGATACCTCCGTTTCTAAAAGGTATATTAAAATTGGAATCAGAACGGATGATAAACTGGAGATACTTTCCGGATTAGATGAAACCGATCGAATTGTTTTTGTTGGTCAGACGTTAATTAAAGATAAAATGAAAGTTAAAATAGCAAAGTAA
- a CDS encoding efflux RND transporter permease subunit, with product MWLTRFALKYPITTFMVAIAVFVLGFVSLNQLPIDMLPNIQIPVVSVITYNNGAGPTDMEQTVTVPIERVVSSTNNVNYVQSSTREGQSSIRVYFNWDASTDVGLIDVIQKVNRILNFLPSAASQPLVLRFDITNIPVCTIALNGDLDQRALYDLAYNVIEPQLEHIPGVAFAQVTGGKIREIHIKVDRNRIDALNLSLQQVLEAMSASNLIVPSGDLKTGVFDYSLKTESEFNVVEPMGNVVVKTQNSISVRIRDVAYVEDSYQEQTEVIRNNGKEGVVLRIQKTSGANTVQVVNAIVKALTQLRDVPPSVKASLGTDQSLYIKQSISGLFQEAILGALLATLVILIFLRNSKSAVIIFLAIPLSIFVTFIFFRFSGTTLNIMTFGGLALGIGRLVDDSIVELEVITRHYKTMKADGKVKMQATLDAALEVASPIFISTLTTVIVFLPVIFLTGIAKLLFLPLVITITVALFSSFFVSRTVTPLMCYNYLHAEREVDLNSKKLSHRIQNYFKNLLDKIDTFYQNTLTKSLKHKRFVIFGVIGFAIFSFLLFKFVGTEFFPDTDESQFSISVKLPVGTRIEETEKFIERIESIIRSNVPEAKTVISDIGVPSAKSGSSFGGNSGGHAANISVSLIAPGERDRTVFDVVKAIRPKLMNLPGAQIFITTGGFLKFLLNFGSSAPIDVIISGQDFDQANKLSQQIYDIVKSTNGATDVQISRELNLPELNVSIDRDKAGALGVSVSQISNTITTAISGSVASVFTDPATGNQYNILVRLSEDYRNKIDDIKELSVQSTQGQLIKLSNLVKVVLVKSPIQIDRKYQERIVEITGNVTGRDLGSVSKDINDKLANVQIPSGFVVTVSGNVEQQNKTFGDLGLALILAIILVYMVMASQFQSLVDPFIIMFTVPLGMIGVVWALFLTDTTLSVTSFEGVIVMIGIVVSNGILLVDYTNKLRKTGMGLHEAVIKGGRTRLRPILMTTLATVLGLIPLALGMGGEKSQSPLAIAVIGGLTVSTILTLLFVPTLYTIFEERFSKKKKNINEEYSIE from the coding sequence ATGTGGCTTACCCGATTTGCTCTTAAATATCCTATTACAACTTTCATGGTGGCTATTGCCGTCTTTGTATTAGGATTTGTTTCTCTTAACCAGCTACCTATAGACATGCTTCCAAATATTCAGATTCCAGTTGTTAGTGTAATAACTTATAACAACGGCGCCGGTCCAACCGACATGGAACAGACTGTCACAGTTCCAATTGAAAGAGTTGTTAGTTCGACAAATAACGTGAACTATGTGCAGTCATCAACACGGGAAGGACAATCAAGTATTCGAGTTTATTTTAATTGGGATGCAAGTACGGATGTTGGTTTAATCGATGTTATACAGAAGGTTAATAGAATTCTAAACTTTCTTCCATCTGCGGCATCACAACCGCTTGTGCTCAGGTTTGATATTACAAATATTCCTGTCTGCACAATTGCTTTAAACGGCGATTTAGATCAAAGAGCGCTTTACGATTTAGCTTACAACGTTATTGAACCTCAATTAGAACATATTCCAGGTGTTGCTTTTGCTCAAGTAACCGGCGGCAAGATTCGTGAAATTCATATTAAGGTTGACAGAAATAGAATTGACGCTCTTAACCTTTCACTTCAGCAAGTCTTGGAAGCTATGTCTGCATCGAATCTAATTGTTCCATCCGGCGATTTGAAAACAGGAGTTTTTGATTATTCGCTGAAAACAGAAAGTGAATTCAATGTTGTTGAGCCAATGGGTAATGTTGTTGTAAAAACCCAGAACAGTATTTCGGTCAGGATAAGAGATGTAGCTTATGTTGAAGATTCATATCAAGAACAGACGGAAGTTATTAGAAATAATGGTAAGGAAGGTGTTGTTCTTCGTATTCAAAAAACTTCCGGTGCTAATACTGTTCAAGTTGTAAACGCAATTGTTAAAGCACTTACCCAACTAAGAGATGTGCCTCCATCTGTAAAAGCATCGCTGGGTACAGATCAAAGTTTATACATTAAACAATCAATTAGCGGATTATTCCAGGAAGCAATTTTAGGAGCTCTTTTAGCAACGCTTGTAATTTTAATTTTTCTTAGAAACTCTAAAAGTGCTGTAATTATCTTTTTAGCCATTCCGCTTTCAATTTTTGTTACGTTTATCTTTTTTAGGTTCAGCGGAACAACTTTGAACATTATGACATTCGGTGGTTTAGCTTTAGGAATAGGGAGATTGGTAGATGACTCGATTGTGGAACTGGAAGTAATAACCCGTCATTACAAAACCATGAAAGCTGATGGCAAAGTGAAAATGCAAGCCACGCTTGATGCAGCGCTCGAAGTTGCCTCCCCAATTTTCATTTCTACTCTCACTACGGTTATTGTATTTCTTCCGGTTATATTTTTGACGGGCATTGCCAAACTTCTTTTTCTTCCTTTGGTAATTACAATAACCGTTGCATTGTTTTCTTCGTTCTTTGTTTCTCGAACCGTTACCCCGTTAATGTGTTACAATTATCTTCATGCGGAACGAGAAGTGGATCTGAATTCTAAAAAACTTTCGCATCGAATTCAGAATTACTTCAAAAATTTACTAGACAAGATTGATACTTTTTATCAGAATACACTGACAAAATCATTGAAGCACAAACGTTTTGTAATTTTTGGGGTTATTGGTTTTGCAATTTTTTCTTTTCTTTTATTCAAGTTTGTTGGAACAGAATTTTTCCCGGATACAGACGAAAGCCAATTTTCTATATCAGTTAAATTACCAGTTGGGACCAGAATAGAAGAAACCGAAAAATTCATAGAACGCATTGAAAGTATAATTCGTAGTAATGTTCCAGAAGCAAAGACTGTTATTTCTGACATAGGTGTTCCGTCAGCAAAAAGCGGATCTTCATTTGGTGGAAATTCTGGTGGTCATGCTGCCAATATAAGCGTTTCACTTATTGCCCCCGGTGAAAGAGACAGAACTGTATTCGATGTTGTTAAAGCCATTCGTCCAAAACTAATGAATCTTCCTGGGGCTCAAATCTTTATTACTACTGGCGGTTTTTTGAAATTCCTTTTGAACTTCGGTTCATCGGCACCAATTGATGTAATTATCAGCGGTCAAGATTTCGATCAGGCAAACAAACTCAGCCAGCAGATTTACGATATCGTAAAATCTACAAACGGTGCAACAGATGTTCAGATATCTCGTGAATTAAATTTACCTGAATTAAATGTTTCGATCGACCGTGATAAAGCCGGCGCTCTTGGTGTTAGTGTTTCTCAAATTTCAAATACAATTACAACTGCAATCAGCGGTTCTGTTGCTTCTGTGTTCACCGATCCTGCCACCGGCAATCAATATAATATTTTGGTGAGGCTATCGGAGGATTACAGAAATAAAATTGATGACATAAAAGAGTTAAGCGTGCAAAGTACTCAGGGACAATTGATAAAGTTGTCGAACCTTGTGAAAGTTGTTCTTGTCAAATCTCCAATTCAAATTGATAGAAAATACCAGGAAAGAATTGTTGAGATTACCGGAAACGTAACCGGACGCGATCTTGGAAGTGTTTCTAAAGACATAAATGATAAATTAGCCAATGTTCAAATTCCGTCCGGATTTGTGGTGACCGTGAGCGGAAATGTTGAACAGCAAAACAAAACGTTCGGCGATCTTGGATTGGCATTAATACTTGCAATCATTCTTGTTTATATGGTAATGGCTTCTCAATTTCAATCTCTTGTTGATCCTTTCATAATTATGTTTACGGTTCCTCTGGGTATGATCGGAGTTGTCTGGGCATTATTCTTAACTGATACAACACTTTCAGTTACATCTTTTGAAGGTGTGATTGTAATGATAGGAATTGTTGTATCCAACGGAATATTATTAGTTGATTACACAAACAAGTTGCGCAAAACCGGAATGGGATTGCACGAAGCTGTGATTAAAGGCGGTAGAACAAGACTCCGCCCGATTCTTATGACAACATTGGCAACCGTTTTAGGCTTGATACCTCTTGCTTTAGGTATGGGTGGAGAAAAATCTCAATCACCACTTGCCATTGCAGTTATTGGTGGTCTAACTGTCTCTACAATTTTAACATTATTATTTGTTCCAACTCTTTATACAATCTTTGAAGAGAGATTTAGCAAAAAAAAGAAAAATATAAATGAAGAATACTCAATTGAATAA